One Mycolicibacterium fortuitum subsp. fortuitum genomic window carries:
- a CDS encoding amidohydrolase family protein, with protein sequence MSTDTHSQGVIDVHAHWLPRDLFGLPAGTPYGTMNDREGQLYLGDLPLSIATEAMSDEAAIIEDMARAGVAVRVLSAPPFAFPLTDEAAAADYAQAFNTALADLVRRADGKLLGLGIVSLGTPELVTTQLTALRDTDGIAGVAIPPVVDGGSLHRGILRHIVSEAARLDLSVLVHPMQIGRPEWADYYLANLIGNPVETATAVANLILSGLKDELPALRICFLHGGGCAPGLLGRWDHGWRARADVRAECARVPSEVIRDLYFDTVTHDVPQLELLCEIAGEEKVVCGSDYPFDMAEADPVRFAVKHGPDENALARAARAFLGMN encoded by the coding sequence ATGAGCACCGACACACACTCGCAGGGCGTCATCGACGTCCACGCACACTGGCTCCCGCGCGACCTGTTCGGGTTGCCGGCCGGCACACCGTACGGAACGATGAACGACCGGGAAGGCCAGCTGTATCTCGGCGACCTGCCGTTGTCGATCGCCACCGAGGCGATGAGCGACGAGGCCGCCATTATCGAGGACATGGCACGTGCCGGGGTCGCGGTGCGGGTGCTCTCAGCGCCACCATTCGCTTTTCCGCTCACCGACGAAGCGGCCGCTGCCGACTACGCCCAGGCCTTCAACACCGCACTGGCCGATCTCGTGCGCCGGGCGGACGGAAAGCTGCTGGGCCTGGGGATCGTCAGCCTGGGCACACCGGAACTGGTGACCACCCAGCTCACCGCCCTGCGTGACACCGACGGCATTGCCGGGGTCGCCATCCCCCCGGTGGTCGACGGTGGGTCACTGCACCGCGGAATTCTGCGGCACATCGTTTCCGAGGCTGCCCGCCTCGACCTTTCCGTACTGGTTCATCCCATGCAGATCGGGCGACCGGAATGGGCGGACTACTACCTGGCCAACCTCATCGGGAACCCGGTCGAAACCGCCACCGCAGTCGCGAATCTGATCCTCAGCGGACTCAAGGATGAGCTGCCGGCGCTGCGCATCTGCTTCCTGCACGGCGGTGGCTGCGCCCCGGGATTGCTCGGCCGCTGGGATCACGGTTGGCGTGCCCGCGCCGACGTGCGAGCAGAATGCGCCCGGGTGCCCTCAGAGGTGATCCGCGACCTCTACTTCGACACCGTCACCCATGATGTACCCCAGCTCGAGCTGCTCTGCGAGATTGCAGGCGAAGAGAAGGTCGTGTGCGGGAGTGACTACCCGTTCGACATGGCAGAAGCCGACCCCGTACGGTTCGCGGTCAAACACGGCCCCGACGAGAACGCATTGGCGCGGGCGGCGCGAGCTTTTCTTGGGATGAACTGA
- a CDS encoding NADH:flavin oxidoreductase/NADH oxidase encodes MPGLFSPLTLRDVTFAHRAWMSPMMQFAAVVDGPEAGTPTDWHLQHFGARAIGGVALAMVEATAVEPVGRSSIYDLGLWNDAQLPGFRRLTGFVSGQGAVPGIQIVHAGRKGSTGRPWPDPTRQPEPWRTVSPSPIAFGRHPVPDELSRAEIGRIVTAFADAARRAAAAGFRVLEIHGAHGYLIHQFLSPQANVRTDEYGGTLENRTRFALEVATAVREAWPDHLPLFFRVSATDWLAGDTDDPRPGWTVEDTVALATGLKTAGVDLVDVSSGGVVPDARIPVFPGYQVPFAKRVRAEADIPTASVGLITEAEQAEAIISGGEADAVFVARALLRNPNWVRDAGRRTGVALPYPPQYSRAFT; translated from the coding sequence ATGCCCGGCCTCTTCAGCCCCCTGACCCTGCGCGATGTCACGTTCGCCCACCGGGCGTGGATGTCGCCGATGATGCAGTTCGCAGCGGTCGTCGACGGACCCGAGGCCGGCACCCCCACCGATTGGCACCTGCAACATTTCGGTGCACGTGCGATCGGTGGAGTCGCACTGGCGATGGTCGAGGCCACCGCCGTCGAGCCCGTGGGCCGCAGTAGCATCTACGACCTCGGATTGTGGAACGACGCACAGCTACCCGGATTTCGGCGATTGACCGGTTTCGTCTCTGGGCAGGGCGCCGTCCCCGGAATCCAGATCGTGCACGCCGGCCGGAAGGGATCCACCGGCCGCCCATGGCCCGACCCGACCCGCCAACCCGAGCCCTGGAGGACAGTGAGTCCCAGTCCGATAGCCTTCGGCCGCCACCCTGTTCCCGACGAACTGAGCCGCGCTGAGATCGGACGCATCGTGACGGCCTTCGCCGACGCGGCCCGCCGGGCGGCCGCCGCGGGGTTCCGGGTCCTCGAAATCCACGGAGCCCATGGCTATCTCATTCACCAGTTTCTGTCACCGCAAGCGAACGTGCGCACCGACGAGTACGGCGGGACGCTCGAGAATCGGACGCGATTCGCCCTGGAGGTGGCAACCGCGGTGCGGGAGGCCTGGCCCGACCACCTGCCGCTGTTCTTCCGAGTGTCGGCGACCGACTGGCTTGCCGGTGACACCGACGACCCGCGTCCCGGATGGACCGTCGAAGACACCGTCGCGCTGGCCACCGGGTTGAAGACGGCAGGTGTCGACCTGGTCGATGTCTCCTCCGGAGGAGTCGTTCCCGACGCCAGGATTCCGGTGTTTCCGGGCTACCAGGTGCCGTTCGCCAAGCGGGTGCGGGCCGAGGCTGACATCCCGACGGCATCCGTCGGGTTGATCACCGAAGCCGAACAGGCCGAAGCGATCATCTCCGGAGGCGAAGCCGATGCCGTCTTCGTGGCGCGGGCACTGCTGCGCAATCCGAACTGGGTCCGTGACGCTGGCCGGCGTACCGGCGTGGCCCTGCCCTACCCGCCCCAATACAGCCGTGCCTTCACATGA
- a CDS encoding xanthine dehydrogenase family protein molybdopterin-binding subunit encodes MSRVEGVDKVTGRARYTADVVIPGLLHAVLVQTQIPHGHVIEQSLRHTADRVSRAPGVLHVLTPMNCPALQQLPRELTFDLPLERRPPLSDLTVQYVGQHLAVVVADSLENATEAASQFVVDYEMLPAQMRARTVLEQPTAPDEKGGQIRHGSYLPDHFVKLEEEKLQDRRGERPRHDTPGNRVDACYTTPMNAHYPIELSSTIAQWDGDRLTVHDSTRWIAGEQATLAAYLGMPEDRIRILSPLVGGAFGSKSFLWMHVVLCAVASRAVGRPVKLVLTRDQMFTSTGHRPRTEQDVTLIADQNAQILSTEHHTVTETSTVAHFCEPAGISTRFLYTSPHLVVSHRAARINAPTPCFMRGPGEAPGLFALEVAIDELAERSGVDPLELRIRNHADIDQASGKPWSGKHLLQCYQAGAQRFGWHDRPAAPRAIRRPGVQIGWGMATATYPGRRMPAGCRVDTDADGFVHFSSATHEIGTGVRTVMTQVAADATGLTMDRVSFMSGDSSFPSAPYSGASQTTATVGSAVFVAGAEWKRRFIAALTADRGSLYFGTDPATVDITALSPAAAAAYRDQLSFSTSSDDGGQETHAVQSFGAHFCEVEVDEDIGRASVVRWVAVMDCGRVLNPKLARSQVMGGITFGLGMALMEHVPYDEASALPLGEYYLPTHADRPEFDITFLEHPDYALDPIGVRGIGEIGTCGVPAAIANAIHHATGKRLRDLPITLEDLMAPYQFPKAGS; translated from the coding sequence GTGAGCCGTGTCGAAGGAGTCGACAAGGTGACCGGACGGGCTCGCTACACCGCCGATGTTGTCATCCCCGGCTTGTTGCATGCGGTGTTGGTGCAGACGCAGATCCCGCACGGGCATGTCATCGAGCAGTCGCTGCGCCACACCGCGGATCGAGTCAGCCGGGCACCTGGTGTTCTGCACGTCCTCACGCCGATGAATTGCCCTGCGCTACAGCAATTGCCGCGCGAGCTCACCTTTGACCTGCCGTTGGAGCGGCGGCCGCCGCTGTCAGATCTGACCGTGCAGTACGTCGGTCAGCACCTGGCGGTAGTCGTCGCCGACTCACTGGAGAACGCCACGGAGGCGGCATCTCAGTTCGTCGTGGACTATGAGATGTTGCCGGCACAGATGAGGGCCCGCACGGTGCTCGAGCAGCCAACCGCCCCGGATGAGAAAGGCGGACAAATCCGCCACGGGAGCTACCTCCCGGACCACTTCGTGAAACTCGAAGAAGAGAAACTGCAGGACCGCCGTGGCGAGAGACCTCGCCACGACACCCCAGGCAACCGTGTCGATGCTTGCTACACGACACCGATGAATGCCCATTACCCAATCGAGTTGTCGTCGACCATCGCCCAGTGGGACGGTGACCGCCTGACCGTGCACGACAGCACCCGGTGGATCGCGGGCGAACAGGCCACGCTGGCAGCCTATCTGGGTATGCCCGAGGACCGGATCCGCATCCTTTCGCCATTGGTGGGTGGCGCATTCGGGTCCAAGAGCTTCCTGTGGATGCACGTCGTCCTGTGTGCTGTCGCCAGCCGGGCCGTCGGCAGGCCCGTCAAGCTGGTGCTCACCCGCGACCAGATGTTCACCTCCACCGGACATCGCCCGCGCACCGAACAAGACGTCACCCTCATCGCCGATCAGAACGCACAGATTCTCAGCACCGAACATCACACCGTGACCGAGACGTCCACGGTGGCCCACTTCTGCGAGCCCGCAGGCATTTCCACCAGATTCCTCTACACCTCACCGCATCTCGTGGTGTCTCACCGCGCAGCCCGGATCAATGCACCCACTCCGTGTTTCATGCGTGGCCCCGGTGAGGCGCCGGGTTTGTTCGCCCTCGAAGTTGCCATTGACGAACTTGCCGAACGTAGCGGAGTCGATCCTCTGGAACTTCGTATCCGCAATCACGCCGACATCGACCAGGCCAGCGGGAAGCCCTGGTCGGGTAAGCATCTGCTGCAGTGTTACCAGGCCGGTGCACAAAGATTCGGGTGGCACGATCGCCCGGCCGCACCGCGGGCGATACGGCGCCCTGGAGTCCAAATCGGTTGGGGAATGGCCACGGCCACCTATCCCGGGCGCCGAATGCCGGCCGGATGTCGAGTGGACACCGACGCAGACGGATTCGTGCACTTCTCCTCGGCTACCCATGAGATCGGCACTGGTGTACGCACCGTGATGACGCAGGTGGCCGCCGACGCGACCGGCCTAACCATGGACCGGGTGAGCTTCATGTCGGGTGATTCGTCGTTCCCTTCAGCGCCCTACAGCGGCGCATCACAGACGACTGCCACGGTGGGCTCCGCCGTGTTCGTGGCCGGAGCCGAATGGAAGCGTCGATTCATCGCAGCTCTGACGGCCGACCGTGGTTCGCTGTACTTCGGCACCGATCCGGCGACCGTGGACATCACCGCCCTGAGCCCCGCCGCCGCGGCGGCTTACCGCGACCAGTTGAGCTTCTCGACCAGCAGTGATGACGGTGGTCAGGAGACACACGCAGTTCAGTCGTTCGGCGCGCATTTCTGCGAAGTCGAGGTTGACGAAGACATCGGAAGGGCCAGTGTCGTCCGGTGGGTGGCCGTGATGGATTGCGGTCGGGTGCTCAATCCGAAGCTGGCCCGCAGCCAGGTGATGGGCGGCATCACTTTTGGCCTCGGCATGGCACTGATGGAACACGTTCCCTACGACGAGGCGTCCGCACTGCCGCTCGGTGAGTACTACCTGCCCACGCATGCCGATCGCCCAGAATTCGACATCACATTCCTCGAGCATCCCGACTACGCACTGGATCCGATCGGTGTGCGCGGCATCGGTGAGATCGGCACCTGCGGCGTGCCGGCTGCCATTGCCAATGCCATTCACCACGCCACCGGCAAACGACTGCGTGACCTGCCCATCACTCTGGAGGATCTCATGGCGCCCTACCAGTTCCCGAAAGCCGGGTCGTGA
- a CDS encoding (2Fe-2S)-binding protein: MTNRCDLRLRINGTTHSVTVDVRSSLLDLLREHLHLTGTKKGCDHGLCGACTVSVDGERVVSCLTLAASVDGSDVLTIEGIADGDDLHPLQQAFLDCDGFQCGYCTPGQISSAHAMLAEHRRGDLSMATFDGTRNDVLTGCSRLTKAEIRERMAGNICRCGAYANIVEAIERAAQGGPA; the protein is encoded by the coding sequence GTGACCAACCGGTGCGATCTGCGGCTGCGCATCAACGGTACGACCCACAGCGTCACGGTCGACGTGCGCTCCAGCCTGCTCGACCTTCTGCGGGAGCATCTACATCTGACCGGTACCAAAAAGGGGTGCGACCACGGCCTGTGCGGAGCCTGCACGGTCTCGGTCGACGGCGAGCGCGTGGTCAGCTGCCTGACACTGGCCGCATCGGTCGACGGATCCGACGTCCTCACCATCGAAGGAATTGCCGACGGCGACGACCTGCACCCACTGCAACAAGCGTTCCTCGACTGCGATGGATTCCAGTGCGGCTACTGCACTCCCGGACAGATTTCGTCGGCCCACGCAATGCTGGCCGAGCACCGACGCGGCGATCTCAGTATGGCGACCTTCGATGGCACCAGGAACGACGTTCTGACCGGCTGCTCGCGGTTGACCAAGGCCGAAATTCGGGAACGCATGGCAGGCAACATCTGCCGTTGCGGTGCGTACGCCAACATCGTCGAGGCCATCGAACGCGCCGCCCAGGGCGGGCCGGCATGA
- a CDS encoding FAD binding domain-containing protein: MKTFDFRHAESVDDAIDAATLGATYFAGGTNLFDLMKTGVEQPSALIDLRRLAMTSITATDTGGVFIEAGVTNSALANHPLIRTYYPVVSHAILSGATTQLRNMATAGGNLLQRTRCPYFMQPAFSECNKRKPGSGCAAINDFHREHAIFGASEHCVAIHPSDLAVALAMLDAVVHVQNSTGRRHIPIDQFFALPGQTPEIDNTLQAHDLILGIELPPSRFNDHCWYLKVRDRHSYAFALVSVAAGLHVEDGEIIGAALALGGVAAKPWRLYEAESSLIGQRPDAHSFHTAAAIAMADARPLTQNAFKVDLGRHSIVRALTLAAVDRGTDSSV, translated from the coding sequence ATGAAGACCTTCGACTTTCGACACGCTGAATCCGTTGACGACGCCATCGACGCGGCCACGCTCGGCGCCACGTACTTCGCCGGCGGAACGAACCTCTTCGACCTGATGAAGACCGGCGTCGAGCAACCCTCCGCGTTGATCGATCTTCGCCGACTCGCGATGACATCGATCACCGCCACCGACACCGGCGGGGTGTTCATCGAAGCCGGCGTCACCAACAGCGCGCTGGCCAACCACCCCCTCATCCGCACCTACTACCCGGTCGTGTCGCACGCCATCCTCAGCGGAGCCACCACACAGTTGCGAAACATGGCCACCGCCGGTGGAAATCTGTTGCAGCGCACCCGATGCCCCTACTTCATGCAGCCCGCGTTCTCCGAGTGCAACAAGCGCAAACCAGGGAGCGGTTGCGCCGCAATCAACGATTTTCACCGGGAGCACGCCATTTTCGGCGCCAGCGAGCACTGCGTGGCGATCCACCCGTCTGACCTGGCAGTGGCCCTGGCCATGCTCGACGCGGTCGTGCACGTGCAGAACTCGACGGGACGACGCCACATCCCGATCGACCAGTTCTTCGCGCTTCCGGGCCAGACGCCCGAGATCGACAACACGCTGCAGGCACACGACCTGATCCTCGGGATCGAACTACCGCCGTCTCGTTTCAACGATCACTGTTGGTACCTGAAGGTGCGTGACCGGCACAGCTATGCATTCGCGCTCGTCTCCGTCGCCGCCGGCCTACACGTCGAGGACGGTGAAATCATCGGCGCCGCCCTCGCCTTGGGCGGCGTAGCGGCCAAGCCCTGGCGGCTGTATGAGGCCGAATCAAGTCTCATCGGGCAACGGCCCGACGCACATTCCTTTCACACCGCCGCGGCCATCGCGATGGCTGATGCCCGACCGCTCACGCAAAACGCCTTCAAGGTCGACCTGGGCCGCCACAGCATCGTTCGAGCCCTGACCTTGGCCGCGGTCGATCGAGGAACCGATAGCAGCGTCTGA
- a CDS encoding Hsp70 family protein, whose translation MADGIGLSIGSTNLTAVVVGRAAVTRSPVLTLFPHRAPEVGVPSENPNLNERGLILTDFVERVGDPVGMLAPDGSSHRGEAVLADALAALLRTLTGGRPPADPIAVTHPAHWRANQIAALRAELAAIGGFGDPVLVPDAKAALVALQDNPGVPTRGVIAVCDFGGSGTSITLADADRGFQPIAPTIRHPDLSGDLIDQGLLTHVVNDLSAAGTIDLAGTSAIGSLGRLRTECRRAKERLSTESVTALVAVLPGHRSDVRLNRNELDDVIAQPLREFTAVLQGAIERAGLRPGELVAVASIGGGARIPAITTTLSEHLRLPVITAAQPELTPAIGGGLVAVRGTVEDSRTAMAPASMAGAPATQAAALVAPDPPAAPQALAWSDAENVPDVAPADDYRPEAYGDDYGSDFDTGFEPAGGRTAARPQLEFGERELTEHDEIAARPWYRRPPVMLGAGAAAVLVAVVAVLFNVIGSDEPTRPASTSKAVTSTTAAPDEPAPAVPVDEPATDQAPQTAVRQAPAPHTVTHTVEQPAPQAPATENPPPAETPPPPTTEAPPTTTEAPPTTTQAPTTSQAPTSTQAPWSPTAPYPTIPGLPWVPAPGGGHTGG comes from the coding sequence ATGGCTGACGGGATCGGGTTGTCGATCGGATCGACGAACCTCACAGCGGTAGTGGTGGGCCGCGCCGCGGTGACGCGGTCGCCGGTGCTGACGCTCTTCCCGCACCGCGCTCCCGAAGTGGGCGTACCCAGCGAGAATCCCAACCTGAACGAACGCGGTCTGATCCTCACCGACTTCGTCGAGCGCGTGGGCGACCCGGTCGGGATGCTGGCCCCTGACGGCTCGTCGCACCGGGGCGAGGCCGTCCTGGCCGACGCCCTGGCGGCGTTGCTGCGCACGCTGACCGGGGGACGTCCGCCGGCCGATCCGATCGCGGTCACCCATCCCGCGCATTGGCGGGCCAACCAGATCGCGGCGCTGCGCGCCGAGCTGGCCGCCATCGGCGGATTCGGTGATCCGGTTCTGGTGCCCGACGCGAAGGCGGCACTGGTCGCACTGCAGGACAACCCCGGGGTGCCGACGCGGGGTGTGATCGCCGTGTGTGACTTCGGAGGCAGCGGCACCAGCATCACCCTCGCCGACGCCGATCGCGGCTTTCAGCCGATCGCACCGACGATCCGACACCCCGACCTGTCCGGTGACCTGATCGACCAGGGACTGCTCACCCATGTGGTGAACGACTTGTCGGCGGCCGGGACGATCGATCTGGCCGGTACCTCGGCCATCGGCTCGTTGGGTCGTCTACGCACCGAATGCCGGCGTGCCAAGGAGCGCCTGTCCACAGAATCCGTCACGGCATTGGTCGCCGTACTCCCGGGCCATCGCAGTGACGTGCGGCTGAACCGCAACGAACTCGATGACGTGATCGCCCAACCACTGCGTGAGTTCACAGCGGTGCTGCAGGGAGCGATCGAACGAGCCGGGCTGCGCCCTGGCGAGCTGGTCGCGGTGGCCTCCATCGGGGGCGGCGCCCGGATACCGGCGATCACGACGACACTGTCCGAGCACCTCCGTCTGCCGGTGATCACCGCCGCGCAGCCGGAGCTGACGCCGGCGATCGGCGGCGGTCTGGTCGCAGTACGCGGCACCGTCGAGGACAGTCGGACAGCCATGGCCCCGGCCTCGATGGCGGGGGCCCCCGCGACACAGGCCGCGGCGTTGGTGGCGCCGGATCCTCCTGCCGCTCCGCAGGCGCTGGCCTGGTCGGACGCGGAGAACGTGCCCGATGTCGCCCCGGCTGACGACTACCGGCCCGAGGCGTACGGCGATGACTACGGGTCCGATTTCGACACCGGATTCGAACCCGCCGGCGGACGGACCGCAGCGCGGCCTCAACTCGAGTTCGGTGAGCGCGAGTTGACAGAGCACGACGAGATCGCGGCTCGGCCCTGGTATCGCCGGCCGCCCGTGATGCTGGGTGCCGGCGCCGCCGCAGTGCTCGTCGCCGTCGTCGCTGTTTTGTTCAACGTCATCGGCAGCGATGAACCCACTCGGCCGGCGTCCACCTCGAAGGCCGTCACGTCGACGACCGCGGCTCCCGACGAGCCGGCGCCCGCCGTACCGGTCGACGAACCCGCCACCGACCAGGCGCCGCAGACCGCCGTTCGCCAGGCGCCGGCACCGCATACCGTGACCCACACCGTGGAGCAACCTGCCCCCCAAGCTCCGGCGACGGAGAACCCGCCGCCGGCCGAGACGCCTCCGCCGCCGACCACCGAGGCTCCGCCGACGACGACCGAAGCACCACCCACGACCACGCAGGCGCCGACCACCTCGCAGGCGCCCACCAGCACGCAAGCACCGTGGAGTCCGACCGCCCCATATCCGACGATCCCGGGCCTGCCATGGGTGCCGGCACCCGGCGGCGGTCACACCGGGGGCTGA
- a CDS encoding NAD(P)H-dependent amine dehydrogenase family protein: MVIAEIVKHPLFELVGVGVSNPEKVGRDVGEICGLGAPIGVAATDDVDALIALKPDALVHYGPTAAHADANIDVITRFLRGGIDVCSTAMTPWVWPKMHLNPPNWIEPITEACEAGGASCFTTGIDPGFANDLFPMTLMGLCSEVRRVRASELLDYTNYTGDYEFEMGIGRPPGHRALLETPDILIFAWGATVPMIAHAAGIELDEITTTWDKWVTPDERKSAKGIIPAGNVAAVRFTINGVYRGETRIQLEHVNRIGLDAAPDWPSGNDNDVYRVDIEGTPSISQETAFRFTDGSGRDAAAAGCLATGLRALNAVPAVNEHLPGWVTPLDLPLIPGFGTIR; the protein is encoded by the coding sequence ATGGTGATCGCCGAGATCGTCAAGCATCCCTTGTTCGAGCTCGTCGGTGTCGGCGTCAGCAATCCGGAGAAGGTGGGCCGCGACGTAGGAGAGATCTGTGGGCTCGGGGCCCCGATCGGCGTCGCCGCCACCGACGACGTCGACGCCCTGATCGCGCTGAAGCCCGACGCGCTGGTCCATTACGGGCCGACGGCCGCCCATGCCGACGCCAACATCGACGTCATCACCCGGTTTCTGCGGGGCGGCATCGACGTCTGCTCTACCGCGATGACCCCCTGGGTGTGGCCCAAGATGCACCTCAACCCGCCCAACTGGATCGAGCCCATCACCGAGGCCTGCGAGGCCGGCGGGGCGTCGTGCTTCACCACGGGAATCGACCCTGGTTTCGCCAACGACCTGTTCCCGATGACCCTGATGGGCCTGTGCTCCGAGGTGCGCCGGGTGCGGGCCTCGGAACTTCTCGACTACACCAACTACACCGGCGACTACGAATTTGAGATGGGTATCGGCAGGCCGCCCGGACATCGCGCCCTGCTGGAGACCCCGGACATCCTCATCTTCGCCTGGGGTGCAACCGTTCCCATGATCGCGCATGCGGCGGGTATCGAACTCGACGAGATCACCACCACGTGGGACAAATGGGTCACCCCCGATGAGCGCAAGTCCGCCAAGGGCATCATCCCGGCCGGCAACGTCGCCGCGGTGCGGTTCACGATCAACGGCGTGTACCGCGGCGAGACGCGGATCCAGCTCGAACACGTCAACCGGATCGGCCTGGACGCCGCGCCGGACTGGCCATCCGGAAACGACAACGACGTCTACCGCGTCGACATCGAAGGCACCCCGAGCATCTCCCAGGAGACCGCATTCCGGTTCACCGACGGTTCCGGACGCGATGCCGCTGCCGCGGGCTGCCTGGCCACCGGGCTACGCGCGCTCAATGCCGTGCCCGCGGTGAATGAACATTTGCCCGGCTGGGTGACGCCACTGGATCTACCTCTGATTCCTGGGTTCGGCACCATTCGCTAG
- a CDS encoding TetR/AcrR family transcriptional regulator → MAVGRPREFDAEEVEDIAMKLFWEHGFDGVSVSDLTAATGVNRRSIYAEFGSKEQLFERVKRRYLAGPGGYTAEALARPTAREVAEAMVHGAAETASGDVQGCLLTRNDPGLAEFRDAAVRQLAHRFDEAVADGELSEVDTLLLARWIAAVCQGISIQARSGASREELHAIADLALAGWPTP, encoded by the coding sequence ATGGCGGTGGGAAGGCCCCGTGAATTCGACGCCGAAGAGGTCGAAGACATCGCGATGAAGCTGTTCTGGGAACACGGCTTCGACGGCGTCTCGGTCAGCGATCTCACGGCGGCCACCGGCGTGAACCGCCGCAGCATCTACGCGGAGTTCGGATCCAAGGAACAACTCTTCGAACGCGTCAAGCGCCGCTACCTCGCCGGCCCGGGGGGATACACCGCCGAGGCGCTCGCCCGGCCGACCGCACGCGAGGTAGCCGAGGCAATGGTGCACGGTGCGGCCGAGACCGCCTCCGGTGACGTGCAGGGTTGCCTACTGACCCGAAATGACCCTGGGCTGGCCGAGTTTCGTGATGCGGCGGTGCGGCAGTTGGCGCACCGGTTCGACGAGGCGGTGGCCGACGGCGAACTGTCCGAGGTAGACACTTTGTTGCTGGCCCGCTGGATCGCCGCAGTCTGCCAAGGGATTTCGATTCAGGCCCGAAGCGGTGCGAGCCGTGAAGAATTGCACGCGATTGCCGATCTTGCCCTGGCGGGCTGGCCGACGCCCTAA